From a single Rutidosis leptorrhynchoides isolate AG116_Rl617_1_P2 chromosome 5, CSIRO_AGI_Rlap_v1, whole genome shotgun sequence genomic region:
- the LOC139850489 gene encoding RNA-binding protein involved in heterochromatin assembly dri1-like — MSRPGDWNCRSCQHLNFQRRDSCQRCGESKHGGGCVNYGGEFGSFGSCVSYGNEFGSLGGRGSNLSVFGLTGPDVRPGDWYCNVGNCGAHNFASRSSCFKCGAFKDDLGTGGGAFDCEMARGRSFGLSGGSGGSSRSAWKSGDWICGRFGCNEHNFASRMECFKCNAPRELASKYSSY, encoded by the exons ATGAGCAGACCAGGAGATTGGAACTGCAGATCATGTCAGCATTTGAACTTTCAAAGGAGGGATTCTTGTCAGAGATGTGGTGAATCAAAGCACGGTGGCGGTTGTGTCAATTATGGTGGTGAATTTGGTAGTTTTGGTAGTTGTGTTAGTTATGGAAATGAATTTGGAAGCTTAGGTGGTCGAGGGAGTAACTTGTCAGTATTCGGTCTCACGGGCCCTGATGTGAGGCCCGGAGACTGGTACTGTAATGTGGGCAATTGTGGGGCCCACAACTTTGCAAGCCGCTCAAGTTGCTTTAAATGTGGTGCATTTAAAGATGATTTGGGCACCGGAGGTGGTGCATTTGACTGTGAAATGGCCCGTGGACGTAGTTTTGGGCTTAGTGGCGGAAGTGGTGGCAGTAGTCGCTCAGCTTGGAAGTCAGGTGACTGGATTTGTGGCAG ATTTGGATGCAATGAACATAATTTTGCAAGTAGGATGGAATGTTTTAAATGCAATGCACCAAGGGAACTTGCAAGCAAGTACTCCTCATATTAG
- the LOC139848835 gene encoding uncharacterized protein: MSTPGMYDKIYTVTLVIHFRSTIRRLEKADAFVMGWMFLTISETLLERLLNSQPKTAHEAWEFLKNIFQDNKRSKVVELTAELRSITIGDLTAEVYFQKIDSVASMLDNLGSKMKDEELVTYAINGLNNRFPHATHIILHSNPF; this comes from the exons ATGTCGACTCCAGGCATGTATGACAAGATTTACACTGTCAC CCTAGTCATCCACTTCAGATCCACCATCAGACGATTGGAAAAGGCTGATGCATTCGTCATGGGTTGGATGTTTTTAACCATTTCCGAAACACTCCTTGAGCGTCTTTTAAATTCACAACCAAAAACAGCTCACGAGGCATGGGAATTCTTGAAGAATATTTTTCAAGATAACAAACGATCAAAGGTTGTGGAACTTACTGCCGAGTTGCGTTCTATCACGATTGGAGATCTCACTGCTGAGGTTTACTTTCAAAAAATAGACTCGGTTGCCTCTATGCTCGATAACCTCGGATCAAAGATGAAAGATGAAGAATTAGTGACTTATGCAATCAATGGCTTAAACAATCGGTTCCCACACGCTACTCACATCATTCTTCACAGCAACCCTTTCTAG